In Fragaria vesca subsp. vesca unplaced genomic scaffold, FraVesHawaii_1.0 scf0513160_u, whole genome shotgun sequence, a single window of DNA contains:
- the LOC101297983 gene encoding uncharacterized protein LOC101297983, which produces METSALFTPTLPTFFTMFLLIYLFARFLLFRTWGPKHRPEASSCVISLAHSTPAVFMAIHALIHSQRTASVFASMNTPFENTVLEFSIAYFLVDLLHYLIFFPTEILFILHHLATLYVFSTCRYVVHHGAYAIIVLLFLAEITSGCQNVWTLASFQRADSASAAKLYDFLSPRFYAFYSVFRGVLGPLFMFKMGLFYMSGAAGEEVPTWAWVSWMVVIVIAICVSILWVLSHWKDWYRDKVQKKEK; this is translated from the coding sequence ATGGAGACCTCGGCTCTTTTCACCCCAACGCTCCCCACATTCTTCACCATGTTCTTGCTCATCTACCTCTTCGCTAGATTCTTGCTTTTTCGAACCTGGGGTCCCAAGCATAGGCCGGAAGCTTCGAGCTGCGTCATCTCTCTAGCTCACAGCACTCCTGCAGTTTTCATGGCGATCCATGCACTAATTCACAGCCAGAGAACAGCTTCCGTTTTCGCCTCCATGAACACACCTTTTGAAAACACTGTTCTTGAATTCAGCATAGCTTACTTCTTGGTTGATCTTCTTCATTACTTGATCTTCTTCCCTACTGAAAttctcttcattcttcatcACTTGGCCACACTGTACGTGTTTTCGACTTGTCGCTATGTGGTTCATCATGGGGCTTATGCCATCAttgtgcttctctttcttgcCGAGATCACCAGCGGGTGCCAGAACGTTTGGACACTTGCGAGCTTTCAAAGGGCTGATTCGGCTTCGGCTGCGAAACTGTATGACTTCTTGTCTCCTCGGTTTTATGCTTTTTACAGTGTTTTTAGAGGGGTTCTGGGGCCTCTGTTTATGTTTAAGATGGGGTTGTTCTATATGAGTGGGGCGGCCGGAGAAGAAGTTCCGACATGGGCGTGGGTTTCTTGGATGGTCGTGATTGTTATTGCTATCTGTGTTAGCATATTGTGGGTGTTGAGTCATTGGAAAGATTGGTACAGAGACAAAGttcagaagaaagagaagtag
- the LOC101298570 gene encoding protein Iojap-related, mitochondrial-like produces MLAALRSRSSSSLLLQQWRLGFPSLHQTFTSAAANEGLLDLHEVERVLSDVKADDVKVIPANNHSEWADFMVLATGRSTWHVKNIAQALIYKSKQKQKGAPRLVLPTVEGQEGGKWIVIDSGKVIVHALDENARAYYNLETLWTAKPTEKEPIQDLEKAFVKVRPKNNSKRKPAQKSA; encoded by the exons ATGTTGGCCGCTCTACGCTCCCGATCGTCGTCCTCACTGCTCCTTCAACAatggaggctagggtttccatCTCTGCACCAAACCTTcacctccgccgccgccaaCGAAGGCCTGCTTGATCTCCACGAGGTCGAGAGAGTTCTCAGCGACGTCAAGGCCGACGACGTCAAGGTCATACCGGCGAACAACCACTCCGAGTGGGCCGATTTCATGGTCCTCGCCACCGGGAGGTCCACCTGGCACGTCAAGAACATCGCCCAAGCCCTAATTTACAAG TCGAAGCAAAAGCAGAAAGGAGCTCCGCGCTTGGTGCTTCCCACCGTTGAAGGGCAAGAGGGAGGAAAGTGGATCGTCATTGACTCTG GGAAAGTGATAGTTCATGCTCTTGATGAGAATGCTAGAGCTTACTACAATTTGGAGACTCTTTGGACTGCAAAGCCGACTGAGAAAGAACCAATTCAG gatttggaaaaggcttttgtGAAGGTCCGTCCGAAGAACAATTCCAAAAGGAAACCAGCACAGAAAAGTGCTTAA
- the LOC101298282 gene encoding 3-oxoacyl-[acyl-carrier-protein] reductase, chloroplastic-like has product MASVAASNVVALKPAGIKFRAAGNARAFCLKQWWSPVGSGRSIGLQYRSKSSSTSSGVVRAQVATLEQASAGAVPKVEAPVVVVTGASRGIGKAIALALGKAGCKVLVNYARSSKEAEEVAQEIEAVGGQALTFGGDVSKEADVEAMLKTAVDAWGTVDILINNAGITRDGLLMRMKLKQWQDVIDLNLTGVYLCTQAAAKIMMKKKKGRIINIASVVGLVGNVGQANYSAAKAGVIGLTKTVAKEYSSRNINVNAVAPGFIASDMTAELGAELEKKILQTIPLGRYGQPEEIAGLVEFLALSPAASYMTGQVLTIDGGMVM; this is encoded by the exons ATGGCTTCCGTTGCTGCATCCAACGTCGTCGCTTTGAAGCCCGCCGGAATCAAGTTCCGAGCCGCCGGCAATGCCAGGGCTTTCTGTTTGAAGCAGTGGTGGTCGCCGGTCGGATCGGGCCGGAGCATTGGCCTTCAGTACAGATCCAAGAGCTCCTCCACTTCCTCCG GTGTTGTGAGGGCTCAGGTGGCCACGCTTGAACAAGCAAGTGCAGGAGCAGTCCCAAAAGTGGAGGCTCCTGTTGTGGTGGTGACCGGAGCTTCTAGAGGAATTGGCAAGGCCATTGCTCTGGCTTTGGGCAAAGCTGGTTGTAAG GTTCTTGTTAATTATGCTAGGTCATCAAAGGAGGCCGAAGAGGTTGCCCAAGAG attgAGGCAGTTGGTGGACAAGCTCTTACTTTTGGAGGAGACGTTTCAAAAGAAGCAGATGTTGAAGCAATGCTCAAAACT GCAGTTGATGCTTGGGGAACTGTTGATATACTGATCAACAATGCAG GAATTACTAGAGATGGTCTGTTGATGAGAATGAAGTTAAAGCAATGGCAGGATGTCATTGACCTAAATCTTACTGGTGTATATTTATGTACCCAG GCAGCAGCCAAAattatgatgaagaagaagaag GGAAGGATCATCAATATAGCATCAGTTGTTGGTCTAGTTGGCAATGTTGGACAAGCCAACTATAGTGCTGCAAAAGCAGGAGTAATTGGCCTCACAAAGACTGTTGCTAAGGAGTACTCTAGCAGAAACATCAAT GTTAATGCTGTGGCCCCGGGTTTTATTGCATCGGATATGACTGCTGAGCTAGGGGCTGAActggagaagaaaattttacagaCCATCCCCTTAG GAAGATATGGTCAACCTGAAGAGATTGCTGGACTTGTGGAATTCTTGGCCCTTAGCCCTGCAGCCAGCTACATGACTGGACAG GTGCTCACCATTGATGGAGGGATGGTAATGTAG